Proteins encoded in a region of the Clostridium butyricum genome:
- the kdpC gene encoding potassium-transporting ATPase subunit KdpC → MKDFKSVFPKAFMIFIIFTIICGGLYTFVITGISQVLFNKQANGSIIEIDGKKYGSTLLAQQYTDDKYLWGRIMNVDTDTFTDKNGNKVAYAGPSNISPASEEYNKLVEERVDKIKESNPDKSGVPIPVDLVTCSGSGLDPHISVKAAKYQEERIAKNNNMSVEDVDKIINKYTKGKLFGILGEKTVNVLEVNLALDGILK, encoded by the coding sequence ATGAAAGATTTTAAATCAGTGTTTCCAAAAGCTTTTATGATATTTATAATATTCACAATTATATGTGGAGGTTTATATACTTTTGTAATTACAGGAATATCTCAAGTTTTGTTTAATAAACAGGCTAATGGAAGTATTATAGAAATAGATGGGAAAAAATATGGAAGTACACTATTAGCGCAACAATACACAGATGATAAATATTTGTGGGGAAGAATTATGAATGTTGATACAGATACTTTTACAGATAAAAATGGAAATAAAGTTGCATATGCAGGACCATCTAATATTAGTCCAGCAAGTGAAGAGTATAATAAATTAGTTGAAGAACGTGTAGATAAGATAAAAGAATCTAATCCAGATAAGTCTGGCGTTCCTATACCAGTTGATCTTGTTACTTGTTCTGGAAGTGGACTTGATCCTCATATTTCAGTAAAGGCAGCAAAATATCAAGAAGAGCGTATAGCTAAAAACAATAATATGTCAGTTGAAGATGTAGATAAAATAATTAATAAATATACTAAAGGTAAGCTTTTTGGAATTTTAGGAGAAAAAACTGTTAATGTATTAGAAGTGAATCTTGCACTTGATGGTATTTTGAAATAA
- the kdpB gene encoding potassium-transporting ATPase subunit KdpB, with translation MNENKSSFADKKMMMRAVKDSFLKLNPKTQMENPVMFLVYISSVLTTILYVVSLFGIRDSKPSFIFGIAIILWITVLFANFAEAIAEGRGKAQADALRASKKDVEANKIISLDKKDEIIKVSSVSLKKGDMVIIKAGEQIPADGEVIEGAASVDESAITGESAPVIRESGGDRSAVTGGTTVTSDWIVIKVSNEAGESFLDKMIAMVEGADRKKTPNEIALQILLIALTMIFLLVTVSLYAYSMFCANELGEINPTSVTSLVALLVCLAPTTIGALLSAIGIAGMSRLNQANVLAMSGRAIEAAGDVDILMLDKTGTITLGNRKAVEFIPVSGVDERELADSAQLSSLADETPEGRSIVILAKEKFDIRGRNISELNMEFVPFTAKTRMSGVNYKGNEIRKGAADSIKEYVIEKGGSYTKECDDIVSRIANQGGTPLVVSKNNMVLGVIYLKDIIKQGVQEKFADLRKMGIKTIMITGDNPLTAAAIAAEAGVDDFLAEATPEGKLKMIRDFQTQGHLVAMTGDGTNDAPALAQADVAVAMNTGTQAAKEAGNMVDLDSSPTKLIDIVRIGKQLLMTRGSLTTFSIANDLAKYFAIIPALFIGLYPGLSALNIMNLHNAQSAIFSAIIYNALIIVALIPLALKGVKYREVPAGKLLSRNLLVYGLGGVIVPFIAIKIIDLIITSIGLV, from the coding sequence ATGAATGAAAATAAAAGCAGTTTTGCAGATAAAAAAATGATGATGAGGGCAGTTAAGGATTCCTTTTTAAAACTTAATCCTAAGACTCAGATGGAAAATCCAGTTATGTTCCTTGTATATATTTCATCCGTATTAACAACTATTCTATATGTTGTTTCACTATTTGGAATTAGAGATTCTAAACCAAGTTTTATTTTTGGAATAGCGATTATATTATGGATTACAGTTTTATTTGCTAATTTTGCAGAAGCAATAGCTGAAGGTCGAGGTAAAGCACAAGCTGATGCGCTTAGAGCAAGTAAAAAAGATGTAGAAGCAAATAAAATTATAAGCTTAGATAAAAAAGATGAAATCATAAAAGTTTCATCAGTATCTCTTAAAAAAGGAGATATGGTTATTATTAAAGCTGGTGAACAGATTCCAGCAGATGGTGAAGTAATAGAGGGAGCAGCATCAGTAGATGAAAGTGCGATAACAGGAGAATCGGCACCAGTAATAAGAGAAAGCGGCGGCGATAGAAGTGCAGTCACAGGAGGAACAACAGTTACATCAGACTGGATTGTTATAAAAGTTTCAAATGAAGCAGGAGAAAGCTTTCTTGATAAGATGATAGCAATGGTGGAAGGTGCTGATCGTAAAAAAACTCCTAATGAAATTGCATTACAGATTTTGTTAATTGCACTAACAATGATATTTTTATTAGTAACTGTTTCTTTATATGCTTATTCAATGTTCTGTGCAAATGAGCTTGGGGAAATAAATCCAACATCAGTTACATCATTAGTTGCACTTTTAGTTTGTCTTGCACCAACAACAATTGGAGCATTATTATCAGCAATTGGTATTGCAGGTATGAGTAGATTAAATCAAGCAAATGTACTTGCAATGAGTGGACGTGCTATAGAAGCTGCAGGTGATGTTGATATATTGATGCTTGATAAGACTGGTACAATAACTTTGGGTAATAGAAAGGCTGTTGAATTTATTCCTGTATCGGGAGTTGATGAGAGAGAACTTGCAGATTCAGCTCAATTATCATCTTTAGCAGATGAAACTCCAGAAGGACGTAGTATAGTAATACTCGCAAAAGAGAAATTCGATATACGTGGTAGAAATATTTCGGAATTAAATATGGAATTTGTACCATTTACAGCAAAAACTCGTATGAGCGGAGTTAATTATAAAGGAAATGAAATAAGAAAAGGGGCAGCTGATTCTATTAAAGAATATGTGATAGAAAAAGGTGGATCATACACTAAGGAATGTGATGATATAGTAAGCAGAATTGCAAATCAAGGTGGTACACCTCTTGTAGTATCTAAAAATAATATGGTTTTAGGCGTTATTTATTTAAAAGATATTATTAAACAAGGTGTGCAAGAAAAATTTGCAGATTTAAGAAAAATGGGAATAAAAACAATTATGATAACAGGGGATAATCCATTAACAGCGGCTGCTATTGCAGCAGAAGCTGGAGTAGATGATTTTTTAGCAGAAGCAACTCCAGAAGGAAAATTAAAAATGATTCGAGATTTTCAAACACAAGGACATTTGGTAGCTATGACTGGAGATGGAACAAATGATGCTCCAGCACTTGCACAGGCAGATGTAGCAGTTGCTATGAATACAGGTACTCAAGCCGCTAAAGAGGCTGGAAATATGGTTGATTTAGATTCTTCACCAACTAAGCTTATTGATATTGTAAGAATTGGTAAACAGCTATTAATGACTAGAGGAAGTTTAACAACATTTAGTATTGCTAATGACCTTGCAAAGTATTTTGCAATAATACCAGCATTATTTATTGGATTATATCCAGGACTTTCTGCACTAAATATTATGAATTTGCATAATGCGCAGAGTGCCATTTTTTCAGCAATAATATATAATGCATTAATTATTGTTGCATTAATACCGTTAGCACTTAAAGGTGTAAAATATCGAGAAGTACCTGCTGGAAAATTATTATCTAGAAATCTATTGGTTTATGGCTTAGGAGGAGTAATAGTACCATTTATAGCAATAAAAATAATAGATTTAATCATTACTTCAATAGGTCTTGTTTAA